GTGTGATTATGCTTATTCATCTCAATTTGACTTCTCTGTGATAAAATGTGTGAGTTAGTTAATCTAAAGTGTGAAATAATATTGTTCAATCACGATAAATCACGAATTAGGCGTAAAAGTTGTGATGTTAATAGAGATTCCTGATCCTGAAGTGATTTTAGGTGTGATTTTAGCATTTATTGTTGGGTTAGGAGGATTGTATCTATACTACAAAATACGTCCTTTTGTTAAAACTAAAAATGAAGTGTTTGATGCCTCACAATCTGAGCGTTTAGAGTACTATGAAAGACAGTTAATTGATATGAAAATACGCCTAGATGCATTAGAAATTCAAGGAATTGAGCAAAAAGCAGATGAACCAAACTTAGAATTAAAACAAATCTTAGAGAAATTAACTGAGAATAAAAGTGAAGAAAAACCAATTGAGAAAGTAGTTGTTCCTGAAATCAAACAGGAAAAACCTGTTTCCATGCCTAATATTACAAATATTGATCATACAAACCCAACAAATCATGTGTTGCAATTAATCACAAACAAAGCTATGACATCACGTGATATCCAAATCACATTAAAGAGAAGTCGAGAGCATACTTCAAGACTAATGAAAAAACTATTTGATGATGGTTATGTTGAAAGAAATACAGAATCAAAACCATACACATATTCAATTACTGAAAAAGGATTAGCAAAGGTTGAAGAGGTTCAAACAAATCCTTCAATTGCATAAAATAATTTTAAAAAATATTTCCTATTAAATTTCTAATAATTTTAAAAATTATACTGTAAATTAGTCCTATTTTATTATTATTTAATAATTAGATATTTTAATAAATTATATATAATATTAAATTATAACATGATTATGTCAGTACAAGAAAATGAAGTTTTAGTAAAAATTACTTCTGCAGGAACAATTTCTATCCCTAAACAATTTAGAAAGTATATGGATATCCAAAAAGGTGAATATGTTAAAGTGATTCTTGGAAAAGATAGGTTATT
This DNA window, taken from Nitrosopumilus sp. b3, encodes the following:
- a CDS encoding AbrB/MazE/SpoVT family DNA-binding domain-containing protein, whose translation is MSVQENEVLVKITSAGTISIPKQFRKYMDIQKGEYVKVILGKDRLLVRKVTIS
- a CDS encoding winged helix DNA-binding protein, with the protein product MLIEIPDPEVILGVILAFIVGLGGLYLYYKIRPFVKTKNEVFDASQSERLEYYERQLIDMKIRLDALEIQGIEQKADEPNLELKQILEKLTENKSEEKPIEKVVVPEIKQEKPVSMPNITNIDHTNPTNHVLQLITNKAMTSRDIQITLKRSREHTSRLMKKLFDDGYVERNTESKPYTYSITEKGLAKVEEVQTNPSIA